Proteins co-encoded in one Terriglobales bacterium genomic window:
- a CDS encoding LysR family transcriptional regulator, with protein MDFDQLETFLEVARHASFSRAAEKRFRTQPAISSQIRALEEEIGARLFDRSGGKVALTAAGKVFQQYAEEALQSRRVVMTTVEEMERVPRGEIVVAANEGTCLHILPEVFAEFKKQYAKVAVSIKRSEHSKILESVIDNSVDFGVVSLPVTDTRMTVVAIHKDDLVLIAPPRHPLAKMAGAPLAEIAKYPLLLPKVGRTRDALENLFHERRLRPHVSMELDSSELLKRFVAADVGVGFIARSNVAEDVRAGVLVALPIADAQIRRDLALVFRKDKALSRAALAFIDIAVRLKPAQTASSGRD; from the coding sequence ATGGACTTTGACCAGCTAGAGACGTTTTTGGAAGTGGCGCGGCACGCCAGCTTTTCACGGGCGGCGGAGAAGCGCTTCCGCACTCAGCCCGCGATCTCTTCCCAGATTCGCGCCCTGGAAGAAGAAATCGGCGCCCGGCTTTTCGACCGCAGCGGCGGTAAGGTAGCGCTCACCGCCGCGGGTAAGGTCTTTCAGCAGTATGCTGAGGAGGCTTTGCAGTCCCGCCGCGTGGTGATGACCACCGTCGAAGAGATGGAGCGCGTCCCTCGCGGCGAAATTGTTGTGGCCGCTAATGAGGGCACCTGCCTGCACATCCTGCCCGAAGTGTTCGCTGAATTCAAAAAGCAATATGCCAAAGTTGCGGTGAGTATTAAGCGGTCCGAGCACAGCAAGATTCTGGAATCCGTGATTGATAACTCGGTGGACTTCGGTGTGGTATCACTCCCGGTCACGGACACTCGCATGACCGTGGTTGCAATTCACAAAGACGACCTGGTACTGATCGCGCCGCCACGGCACCCGCTGGCAAAGATGGCAGGCGCGCCTCTGGCAGAAATTGCCAAATATCCGCTTCTGTTGCCGAAGGTCGGACGCACACGCGACGCCCTGGAGAATTTATTTCATGAACGACGGCTCCGTCCTCACGTCTCCATGGAGCTCGACTCCAGCGAATTGCTGAAGCGCTTTGTGGCTGCCGATGTTGGCGTGGGTTTCATTGCCCGTTCCAACGTCGCTGAAGACGTGCGGGCTGGCGTACTGGTGGCACTACCAATCGCGGATGCTCAAATTCGCCGTGACCTGGCGCTCGTATTTCGCAAAGACAAAGCGCTCAGCCGCGCGGCACTAGCCTTCATTGATATCGCTGTCCGGCTCAAGCCGGCGCAAACGGCTAGTTCAGGCCGCGATTAG
- a CDS encoding M20/M25/M40 family metallo-hydrolase has translation MHGNVPRVFVISLCLLAGMSLWAAGPAILDPPPPTEDGTMPALTAIAGHGMLDSHPVEDLQELSDDIGGRVTGSPQAAKAIEWGLAKMRAIGLSNVHTEKWQLSRGWTRVSGDAEVLSPIQRGLTIDSMGWVGSTPKGGVEGELVAVDVGHLDQEVKENSGKWPNKILLVIRKEKGEEPKREERRKAFLKFGPFLRAAYQAHALAVIGGQGGSTAAGMHLTHTGVLGFDTFYEIPVVSIIAEDHQQLERFLEAGKTVRLKMNVQNRITDGPVESANVVGEIRGTQHPEQVVVIGGHLDSWDLAQGTTDDGCGVATTLGAAEAIAKAGQRPKRTMRFVLFTGEEQGLLGSFAYVKMHQDEMANHVAAVILDNGQGPVVSLNLGGRDDLKPAVQKFAESVKSFGEIKVDDKTSFGTDSGPFTLAGLPGVNMGQDSPEYKYTHHSAVDTFDKVKPDLLTRDATLMALTAFWIADRPERLASPWPPEKTARALVKQKDDLMLKAFGLWPFGDLGKDARPDKESSESDSE, from the coding sequence ATGCATGGTAATGTTCCCCGTGTTTTCGTAATTTCTCTTTGCCTGCTGGCCGGCATGAGCTTATGGGCCGCCGGACCGGCGATTCTCGATCCGCCCCCGCCTACCGAGGATGGCACTATGCCGGCACTCACGGCCATCGCCGGGCACGGCATGCTGGATTCTCATCCTGTCGAAGACCTGCAGGAACTGAGCGACGACATCGGCGGCCGAGTTACCGGCTCACCGCAAGCCGCGAAGGCAATTGAGTGGGGGCTGGCGAAAATGCGGGCGATCGGCTTGAGCAACGTTCACACGGAAAAATGGCAGCTCTCTCGCGGATGGACGCGTGTTTCGGGCGACGCTGAAGTGCTGTCACCCATCCAGAGGGGATTAACGATTGATTCCATGGGTTGGGTCGGATCTACACCCAAGGGCGGCGTGGAAGGCGAACTGGTTGCGGTTGACGTAGGCCACCTTGACCAGGAAGTAAAAGAGAACTCCGGAAAATGGCCGAACAAGATCCTGCTGGTGATCAGGAAGGAGAAAGGCGAAGAGCCCAAGCGGGAGGAGCGCAGGAAAGCGTTCCTGAAATTCGGTCCTTTTCTAAGGGCTGCGTACCAAGCTCACGCTTTGGCTGTGATCGGTGGACAGGGTGGCTCCACGGCCGCGGGGATGCACCTGACGCACACTGGAGTGCTCGGCTTCGATACGTTTTACGAAATTCCCGTGGTGAGCATCATCGCGGAAGACCATCAGCAGTTGGAGCGCTTTCTGGAGGCGGGCAAGACGGTGCGCCTGAAGATGAACGTCCAGAACCGCATCACAGATGGGCCGGTGGAATCGGCGAATGTGGTGGGTGAGATCCGCGGCACGCAGCACCCCGAGCAGGTGGTTGTGATTGGTGGACACCTCGATTCCTGGGACCTGGCGCAAGGCACCACTGACGACGGCTGCGGGGTTGCGACCACTCTGGGAGCGGCAGAAGCCATCGCTAAAGCCGGCCAGCGGCCCAAGCGGACCATGCGATTTGTGCTCTTCACTGGCGAGGAACAGGGGCTGCTCGGCTCGTTCGCCTACGTAAAAATGCACCAGGATGAAATGGCGAACCATGTGGCCGCGGTGATTCTGGACAACGGCCAGGGACCGGTGGTGAGCCTGAATCTGGGTGGGCGCGACGATTTAAAGCCTGCCGTCCAAAAGTTCGCCGAGTCAGTGAAATCCTTTGGCGAAATCAAAGTTGACGATAAGACCAGCTTCGGCACCGATAGCGGACCGTTCACTTTAGCCGGTCTGCCGGGAGTTAACATGGGACAGGATTCGCCCGAGTACAAGTACACCCATCACTCTGCGGTTGACACCTTCGACAAAGTCAAACCCGACCTGCTCACTCGTGACGCCACGTTGATGGCGCTCACCGCCTTCTGGATTGCGGATCGTCCAGAGCGCCTCGCCAGCCCATGGCCGCCGGAGAAGACTGCGCGGGCGTTGGTGAAACAGAAGGACGACCTTATGCTGAAGGCATTTGGCCTCTGGCCGTTTGGAGACTTGGGAAAAGATGCGCGACCGGATAAGGAGAGCTCGGAGTCAGACAGTGAATAA
- a CDS encoding arginine decarboxylase, pyruvoyl-dependent, giving the protein MPLSMVPKRIFFTKGVGKHRERLTSFELSLRDAGIASQNLVRVSSIFPPNCKLVSRSQGLKYLRHGEVVFAVVAENSTREPHRLMAASIGVAIPADRNTYGYLSEHHSFGEKEEAAGDYAEELAAEMLATTLNVEFDPDRSWDEKKEIYRISNKIVRTANITQSAVGDKRGLWTTVIAAAMLIID; this is encoded by the coding sequence TTGCCACTGAGCATGGTTCCCAAGAGAATTTTCTTCACCAAGGGAGTGGGGAAACATCGGGAACGGCTAACCTCTTTCGAGCTTTCGCTCCGTGATGCCGGCATCGCCTCCCAAAATCTTGTCCGCGTCTCCTCCATTTTCCCACCCAACTGCAAGCTGGTTTCGCGCTCTCAAGGACTGAAGTACCTGCGTCATGGCGAGGTGGTATTTGCGGTGGTGGCGGAGAATTCAACCCGCGAACCCCATCGCCTGATGGCGGCGAGCATCGGAGTGGCGATTCCTGCGGACCGCAACACCTACGGATACTTGAGCGAACACCATTCTTTCGGTGAAAAAGAAGAAGCTGCGGGCGATTATGCCGAAGAGCTAGCCGCTGAAATGCTGGCCACGACGCTGAACGTGGAGTTCGATCCCGACCGCTCCTGGGATGAGAAAAAGGAGATTTACCGGATCTCCAACAAGATCGTCCGCACCGCCAACATTACGCAGTCCGCAGTGGGCGACAAACGCGGTCTGTGGACAACAGTGATCGCCGCCGCGATGCTTATTATTGACTAG
- a CDS encoding deoxyhypusine synthase family protein, translating to MKRDNHHHGEGSERKLHDPIKDKLIPLEPLDLSRAHTIDELLRAMSRTAFTGRQLGEAADVLEAMARDKDCFVVMTLAGAMTVAKQGLIITELIDRGIVNALVSTGALMAHGLVEATGRAHFRVNPNVSDEDLYQAGYNRVYDTIEPEQNLDDVERVVFEVLQGWDPKEVACSWKLNRAIGRYLNQHVEERGILKAAYEKDVPVFVPAFTDSELGLDFALHNRLRAREGKPNLRFDPFEDLEHFAATLLKQKRLGIFTIGGGVPRNWAQQFGPFIELRHRRAGEQVPLKRYHYGVRICPEPVYWGGLSGSPYSEAVSWGKFVPPSEGGRFGEVFVDATVGLPLLVAAVLERLDKDPVEVQEATSNRKTGNKKALSRS from the coding sequence GTGAAGCGCGACAACCATCATCACGGAGAAGGAAGCGAGCGCAAGCTCCACGATCCGATCAAGGACAAACTCATTCCGCTGGAACCGCTCGATCTTTCACGTGCCCACACCATTGACGAGTTGCTGCGCGCGATGTCGCGAACCGCCTTCACCGGTCGTCAATTGGGCGAGGCCGCCGACGTTCTGGAAGCCATGGCGCGCGACAAAGATTGCTTTGTGGTGATGACCCTGGCTGGCGCCATGACGGTTGCTAAACAAGGTCTGATCATTACCGAGTTGATTGATCGGGGAATCGTGAATGCGCTGGTTTCCACTGGTGCGCTGATGGCGCACGGGTTGGTTGAAGCTACAGGCCGCGCCCATTTCCGTGTTAATCCCAATGTGAGCGACGAAGATCTTTACCAGGCTGGCTATAACCGCGTCTACGACACTATTGAGCCCGAGCAGAACCTCGACGATGTGGAGCGCGTGGTGTTTGAGGTGCTTCAGGGCTGGGATCCGAAGGAGGTTGCGTGCTCCTGGAAGTTGAACCGGGCCATTGGCCGCTACCTGAATCAACATGTTGAGGAGCGCGGCATTCTCAAGGCAGCTTATGAGAAAGATGTTCCTGTATTCGTCCCGGCATTCACCGATTCCGAACTCGGACTCGACTTTGCGTTGCATAACCGGTTACGCGCCAGGGAAGGGAAGCCCAACCTGAGGTTTGATCCCTTTGAAGATCTTGAGCACTTCGCGGCGACGCTGCTCAAGCAAAAGCGCCTGGGAATCTTCACCATCGGCGGCGGAGTACCCAGAAACTGGGCCCAGCAGTTCGGGCCGTTTATCGAGCTAAGGCATCGCCGCGCGGGCGAGCAGGTGCCCCTAAAGCGCTATCACTACGGGGTCAGGATATGCCCCGAGCCGGTGTACTGGGGAGGCCTCTCCGGCAGCCCCTACAGTGAGGCCGTTTCCTGGGGCAAGTTCGTACCCCCCTCCGAGGGCGGGAGATTTGGCGAAGTGTTCGTGGACGCGACCGTAGGTTTGCCTCTACTGGTGGCTGCCGTTCTGGAGCGCTTGGACAAAGATCCTGTGGAGGTGCAGGAAGCTACCTCAAACCGAAAAACAGGGAATAAGAAGGCACTCAGCCGAAGCTAG
- a CDS encoding carbon-nitrogen hydrolase: MSAGAPQTFKVGLVQMSCTLNPEENLERAMDRIRDAAGRGARVVCLPELFSTQYFCQREDASLFDLAEPIPGPSSTRLSQVARQQKVVLIASLFEKRASGIYHNTAVVFDADGAMRGIYRKMHIPDDPLYYEKFYFTPGDLGFRAFDTEAGKVGALVCWDQWFPEGARLTALQGANVLFYPTAIGWHPAEKEEYGAAQHDAWRTIQRAHAIANGVYVAVVNRVGHETGDIRGNSAPGAGLEFWGGSFICDPFGTVIAEASHDKEEILIGEVDLRKLEDVRRNWPFLRDRRIDSYATITSRFLDTTLP; this comes from the coding sequence ATGTCTGCTGGTGCGCCGCAAACTTTTAAAGTCGGATTGGTGCAGATGTCCTGCACACTCAATCCCGAGGAGAACCTGGAGCGCGCCATGGACCGCATACGCGATGCCGCCGGGCGAGGGGCGCGCGTGGTCTGCCTGCCCGAATTATTCAGCACTCAATACTTTTGCCAACGGGAAGACGCCAGCCTGTTCGACCTTGCAGAGCCCATTCCTGGGCCCAGTAGCACACGGCTTTCGCAAGTGGCGCGCCAGCAAAAAGTGGTGCTGATTGCTTCACTTTTCGAAAAGCGGGCGTCTGGTATTTACCACAACACTGCAGTGGTCTTCGATGCCGACGGGGCCATGCGCGGCATTTATCGCAAGATGCACATCCCCGACGATCCTCTCTATTACGAAAAGTTCTACTTTACCCCCGGCGATCTCGGCTTTCGAGCTTTCGATACCGAAGCCGGAAAGGTCGGAGCACTGGTGTGTTGGGACCAGTGGTTTCCCGAAGGCGCGCGGCTCACCGCGCTGCAGGGTGCGAACGTTCTGTTTTATCCGACAGCAATTGGCTGGCATCCCGCGGAAAAGGAAGAATACGGTGCCGCGCAACATGATGCGTGGCGTACCATCCAGCGAGCGCACGCGATCGCCAACGGCGTCTATGTGGCCGTAGTAAATCGTGTAGGACATGAAACCGGCGACATTCGCGGCAACTCGGCTCCCGGCGCCGGCCTTGAGTTCTGGGGCGGCTCGTTCATCTGTGATCCCTTTGGGACCGTCATTGCCGAAGCTTCGCACGACAAAGAAGAAATCCTGATCGGCGAGGTTGATTTGCGGAAGTTAGAAGATGTTCGCCGCAACTGGCCGTTTCTGCGCGACCGGCGAATTGATAGCTACGCGACCATCACCAGTCGCTTCCTGGATACAACGCTTCCGTGA
- a CDS encoding agmatine deiminase family protein has translation MPAEWEPHAATWLAWPHNRSDWPGKFQPIPWVYAEIVRHLSRNERVEIIVGNNLVEENARKVLQTAGASLEKVRFHRWATDRVWTRDYGPIFVREQTAEDRIAATVWRFNAWAKYSDWQNDATVATRIACQLRVPEVRPSLNAAEGPRQIVLEGGSIDVNGQGTLLTTEECLLSSVQQRNPGVGREQLEKLFSEYLGIKKVIWLGRGIVGDDTHGHVDDIARFVAPDTVVAAVELNSSDPNYAPLQQNRQRLKSSTDQRGQRLQVVDLPMPGPVSFRGRRLPASYANFYIADNLVLVPTFNDKNDRLALNILSDLFPDRGVVGIYCGDLIWGFGAIHCLTQQQPAAAQTNKA, from the coding sequence ATGCCGGCTGAATGGGAGCCGCACGCCGCCACCTGGCTCGCTTGGCCTCATAATCGCTCTGACTGGCCGGGAAAATTTCAGCCCATCCCCTGGGTCTACGCTGAGATTGTTCGCCATCTTTCACGCAACGAGCGGGTAGAAATCATTGTCGGCAACAACCTTGTGGAAGAGAACGCCCGCAAGGTGCTGCAGACGGCCGGCGCATCGCTTGAGAAGGTCCGGTTCCATCGCTGGGCCACCGATCGGGTATGGACGCGCGATTATGGACCGATCTTTGTGAGAGAGCAGACAGCGGAGGACCGAATCGCGGCTACAGTTTGGCGCTTCAATGCCTGGGCGAAGTATTCCGACTGGCAGAACGACGCCACGGTGGCGACCAGAATTGCCTGTCAGCTGCGCGTTCCCGAGGTTCGACCCAGCTTGAATGCCGCCGAAGGCCCGCGCCAGATCGTGCTCGAAGGTGGCAGCATTGACGTGAATGGGCAGGGCACTTTGCTTACCACCGAGGAGTGCCTGCTGAGTTCGGTACAACAGCGCAACCCGGGGGTTGGCCGTGAGCAACTGGAAAAACTTTTCTCCGAGTATTTGGGCATCAAAAAGGTCATCTGGCTTGGCAGAGGCATCGTCGGCGACGACACCCACGGTCACGTGGACGACATCGCACGTTTCGTGGCTCCTGATACGGTAGTTGCAGCCGTCGAACTTAATTCCAGTGATCCCAATTACGCGCCACTGCAGCAAAATCGGCAGCGTCTGAAGTCGAGCACCGACCAGAGAGGGCAGCGGCTTCAAGTCGTCGATCTGCCTATGCCCGGGCCGGTGAGCTTCCGTGGGCGTCGTCTGCCCGCAAGCTACGCCAATTTCTATATTGCAGATAACCTGGTCCTGGTACCCACCTTTAACGACAAAAACGACCGGCTCGCGCTTAACATCCTGTCTGATCTATTTCCCGATCGCGGCGTTGTAGGAATCTACTGCGGGGATTTGATCTGGGGCTTCGGCGCTATCCATTGCTTGACTCAACAGCAACCAGCGGCCGCTCAGACAAACAAAGCCTAG
- a CDS encoding 3-isopropylmalate dehydrogenase: MCAAKDSSSRKKRIAVVPGDGIGQEVIAQAVKVIEASRAPIEMSSFDWSADRYLKDGTTVPPDGFTMLANDFEAILVGAFGDPRVPTNIHAKEILLGMRFKMDLYANVRPVKLLDESLCPLKGVKPQDVNFTVIRENTEGVYVDVGGVLNQGTPEEIAVQEDINTRRGVERIIRYAFEYARHHPRKTGSRVMMSDKSNVMTYAHGLWQRVFKQVASEYAEIKAEHMYVDALCLQMVRDPRQFHVIVTNNMFGDIITDLAAGLQGGLGMAASGNIHPGKTSMFEPVHGSAPPIAGKNIANPIGAISTAAMMLKHLGLTAEAVKIDAAVLESVRQKKTTQDVGGTLGTREAGEWIANRVAG, encoded by the coding sequence ATGTGTGCTGCCAAGGACTCCTCTTCCAGGAAAAAACGGATTGCTGTGGTGCCGGGCGACGGCATCGGCCAGGAGGTGATCGCCCAGGCAGTTAAGGTGATTGAGGCCAGCCGGGCGCCAATCGAAATGTCCAGCTTTGATTGGAGCGCCGACCGCTACCTCAAAGACGGCACCACCGTTCCGCCGGATGGCTTCACCATGCTGGCCAATGATTTCGAAGCGATCCTGGTGGGGGCTTTCGGCGATCCCCGCGTGCCCACGAACATTCACGCTAAAGAGATCCTGCTGGGTATGCGCTTCAAAATGGACCTGTACGCCAATGTTCGCCCGGTGAAATTGCTCGATGAATCGTTGTGCCCTCTGAAGGGCGTCAAGCCACAGGATGTTAATTTCACCGTGATTCGCGAAAATACGGAAGGAGTTTACGTTGACGTCGGCGGCGTACTCAACCAGGGCACGCCGGAGGAAATCGCAGTTCAGGAAGATATCAATACCCGCCGGGGAGTCGAGCGGATTATTCGGTACGCGTTTGAATATGCGCGCCACCATCCGCGTAAAACAGGTTCGCGCGTAATGATGAGCGACAAGTCCAATGTCATGACCTACGCTCACGGCCTGTGGCAGCGCGTGTTTAAGCAGGTGGCCAGCGAATATGCAGAGATAAAAGCCGAGCACATGTACGTGGACGCGCTGTGTCTGCAGATGGTTCGCGATCCCCGCCAGTTTCACGTAATTGTGACCAACAACATGTTCGGCGACATCATTACTGACCTGGCGGCAGGATTGCAGGGTGGACTAGGCATGGCCGCCAGCGGCAACATCCATCCCGGAAAGACGTCCATGTTCGAGCCAGTGCACGGCTCAGCGCCGCCGATTGCGGGCAAAAACATCGCCAATCCCATCGGCGCGATTTCGACCGCGGCCATGATGCTGAAGCATCTTGGATTGACCGCCGAGGCGGTGAAGATTGATGCCGCAGTCCTGGAATCGGTCCGCCAGAAGAAGACCACGCAGGACGTCGGCGGGACGCTCGGAACTCGCGAGGCTGGCGAGTGGATCGCGAATCGGGTTGCAGGTTAG
- a CDS encoding folate-binding protein: MAASALTEKLTAAGASGQYGGAETVLRFSDSKTEFAALLSGAGVCDLCWRAKLAIRGRDRVRWFNGMVSNNVRDLAAGRGVYSFVLNPQGRILGDFYAWNHGEEFLVDTDLAQLPNLLALWRKFIIMDKVELVEVADQFAAIGVQGPKAAEVLRAAGIQVPELQPLEMVESSWQQGSLTLVRADEPKVRYEVWLTPEHAAAAWDALVKAGATPVGAEAIELARIAAGIPKYGQDIRERDLPQETQQERALNFTKGCYIGQEIVERIRSRGNVHRMFTGLKIEGPLPAPGAKLQADGKDVGEVTSVGVLPLAGGQLPVALGYVRREAGSLGSFLTAGETKATVQPPPFT; encoded by the coding sequence ATGGCTGCGAGCGCACTAACTGAGAAGCTGACGGCGGCGGGCGCCTCGGGACAGTACGGCGGGGCCGAGACCGTGTTGCGCTTCTCCGACTCGAAAACTGAATTTGCGGCATTGCTCTCGGGCGCTGGTGTTTGCGATCTGTGCTGGCGCGCAAAGCTCGCCATCCGCGGCCGCGATCGCGTGCGTTGGTTTAATGGCATGGTGAGCAACAACGTTCGCGACCTGGCGGCTGGCCGTGGCGTTTACAGCTTCGTGTTGAATCCGCAGGGACGGATCCTGGGCGACTTCTACGCCTGGAATCACGGCGAAGAATTTCTGGTGGATACCGATCTCGCTCAGTTACCGAATCTGCTGGCGCTGTGGCGAAAGTTCATCATCATGGATAAGGTTGAACTGGTGGAAGTCGCCGACCAGTTCGCCGCCATAGGAGTCCAGGGACCTAAGGCTGCTGAGGTGCTTCGAGCAGCCGGAATACAGGTTCCCGAGCTGCAGCCGCTGGAAATGGTCGAAAGTAGCTGGCAGCAGGGCAGCTTGACTCTAGTTCGCGCCGATGAGCCGAAAGTCCGATACGAAGTTTGGCTCACTCCAGAACATGCAGCAGCTGCCTGGGACGCATTAGTGAAAGCAGGCGCCACTCCCGTAGGCGCGGAGGCGATCGAGTTGGCGCGCATTGCTGCTGGAATTCCAAAATATGGCCAGGATATTCGTGAGCGCGACCTACCGCAGGAAACCCAGCAGGAGCGGGCGTTGAATTTCACCAAAGGCTGCTACATCGGACAGGAAATCGTGGAGCGCATTCGCTCGCGGGGTAATGTGCACCGGATGTTCACTGGCCTCAAAATTGAGGGTCCCTTGCCGGCTCCTGGCGCGAAGCTCCAGGCGGACGGGAAAGATGTCGGCGAGGTCACCAGCGTCGGTGTGCTGCCACTAGCTGGCGGACAATTGCCCGTAGCGCTCGGGTACGTGCGCCGGGAGGCAGGTTCTCTGGGCTCCTTCCTGACGGCCGGTGAGACCAAGGCTACGGTGCAGCCGCCGCCGTTTACGTAA
- a CDS encoding DUF1844 domain-containing protein, which yields MAEKKEEFVVTDRRLFTPEGELRPDVPEEEPSRPAAAPPQKPTAPTETAFKPSAPSPPPETEAKTPTPPSAEEQKAQADAYSKSTRDLDAQLKTQLGSRKAQDLEMTFERFLASLYMTALLQLGLVREQGAQPQIDLIGARQTIDTISILEQKTKGNLTAAEQAFMQNVLYELHMAYLEVTNALARGPQTPPPGAGPKPR from the coding sequence ATGGCCGAGAAAAAAGAAGAGTTCGTAGTTACCGACCGGCGGCTGTTCACGCCTGAGGGTGAGCTGCGCCCCGATGTTCCTGAAGAAGAGCCTTCCCGGCCCGCAGCCGCACCGCCGCAGAAGCCAACCGCTCCCACTGAAACAGCCTTCAAGCCCAGCGCTCCTTCTCCTCCACCCGAAACTGAAGCCAAGACCCCAACCCCTCCTAGCGCGGAGGAGCAGAAAGCTCAAGCCGATGCGTACAGCAAGTCCACTCGCGATTTGGACGCTCAATTAAAAACTCAGTTGGGGTCGCGCAAAGCTCAAGACCTGGAGATGACCTTTGAGCGTTTCCTGGCGTCGCTCTACATGACTGCCCTTTTGCAGCTCGGCTTGGTACGAGAACAAGGCGCTCAGCCACAAATTGACCTGATCGGAGCGCGGCAGACCATTGACACCATCTCCATCCTGGAACAAAAGACCAAAGGAAATCTGACCGCAGCCGAGCAAGCGTTCATGCAAAACGTACTCTACGAGCTGCACATGGCCTACTTGGAGGTCACCAACGCACTCGCCCGCGGACCGCAGACGCCGCCTCCTGGTGCCGGTCCGAAGCCTCGATGA
- a CDS encoding MBL fold metallo-hydrolase, with the protein MKAVLTVLGSGTSMGVPTIGCNCGVCTSSDPHDCRTRPSVLVEYNGHVVLIDTTPDFRQQAIREHIRQLDAVLYTHSHADHILGLDDLRSLSFHRESPIPLYAREDVAQSLRQMFSYIFDRNYKYGGLARVELKPIDGPVELFGACFRPLKVLHGDAEIFGYRFGSTAYLTDFSTIPEESFDQLAGLDILFLDALRRKPHPTHSTVENSLRIVERVKPARAFFTHISHDLPHQQTNASLPANVRLSYDGLKLEFEI; encoded by the coding sequence ATGAAGGCGGTCCTGACGGTGTTGGGAAGTGGGACCTCCATGGGAGTTCCTACCATCGGTTGCAACTGCGGGGTTTGCACTTCGTCCGATCCTCACGATTGTCGTACGCGTCCATCGGTGTTGGTGGAATACAACGGGCATGTTGTTCTGATTGACACCACTCCGGATTTTCGCCAGCAGGCAATCCGGGAGCACATTCGACAGCTTGACGCAGTGCTCTACACTCACTCCCATGCGGACCATATTCTTGGACTCGATGACCTTCGATCGCTCAGCTTTCACCGCGAATCGCCGATTCCACTGTATGCCCGCGAGGACGTGGCGCAGTCTTTGCGCCAGATGTTCAGCTACATTTTTGACCGCAATTACAAATACGGCGGGCTCGCCCGCGTGGAGCTCAAACCCATTGATGGCCCAGTCGAGCTGTTTGGGGCCTGCTTTCGACCTTTGAAGGTGCTGCACGGTGACGCCGAGATATTTGGCTACCGCTTCGGCTCGACTGCCTATCTCACCGACTTCAGTACGATTCCGGAAGAATCTTTCGATCAGCTCGCGGGCCTGGACATTTTGTTCTTGGACGCGCTGCGCCGCAAACCTCATCCAACGCACTCCACTGTGGAGAACTCGTTGCGCATTGTGGAGCGGGTGAAGCCAGCGCGTGCATTTTTCACCCATATCTCGCATGATCTCCCACACCAGCAGACCAATGCCTCACTTCCAGCGAATGTGCGGTTATCCTATGACGGCCTGAAGCTTGAGTTCGAAATCTGA
- a CDS encoding bifunctional riboflavin kinase/FAD synthetase, with translation MKIFRHLEDIPADLGRSVVSVGNFDGVHRAHRHVLNEIGTRARQIHAKSVAVTFEPHPVRILRPDAAPPLITPLPVKLRLLETTGVDATLVLPFTRDLSLLSPREFAEQILKNRLHAREVHEGFNFRFGHKAAGTVSMLAEFGRGMGFETKVYPEMRIRGHQVSSSHIRELILHGDISRARQLLGDTFSILSTPGRGRGFGAKYTVPTINLSRYDELVPQDGVYITRTRVGEECFDSVTNVGNRPTFGADSFAIESHLLNFHPLELAPETEVEIHFLRRLRGEIKFPSVDALRQQIAHDVHHARRYFHLFEKLSSQ, from the coding sequence ATGAAGATATTTCGCCACCTCGAGGATATTCCTGCTGACTTGGGCAGAAGTGTGGTCAGCGTCGGAAACTTCGATGGCGTACATCGTGCCCATAGGCACGTGCTCAACGAGATTGGAACACGGGCGCGGCAAATACACGCGAAATCTGTAGCAGTCACCTTTGAGCCGCACCCGGTACGGATTCTCCGACCTGATGCTGCGCCTCCGCTGATCACGCCTTTACCGGTCAAATTGCGCCTGCTGGAAACAACCGGTGTGGATGCAACTCTGGTGTTGCCCTTTACTCGTGATCTTTCACTCCTCAGTCCGCGCGAATTTGCCGAACAGATCCTGAAAAATCGGCTACACGCCCGCGAAGTGCACGAGGGATTTAATTTCAGGTTCGGCCACAAGGCAGCCGGCACGGTGAGCATGCTCGCCGAGTTCGGGCGCGGGATGGGGTTTGAAACAAAGGTTTATCCCGAGATGCGGATCCGCGGCCACCAGGTCTCCAGCAGCCATATCCGCGAACTAATTCTGCATGGCGACATCAGCCGCGCACGACAGCTCCTCGGAGATACATTCAGCATTCTCTCGACCCCGGGGCGGGGGCGCGGGTTCGGCGCGAAGTACACGGTTCCAACAATTAATCTGAGCCGCTATGACGAACTGGTCCCGCAGGATGGTGTGTATATCACGCGAACCAGAGTAGGCGAGGAGTGCTTTGATTCCGTCACCAACGTAGGAAACCGTCCAACTTTCGGCGCCGATTCATTCGCCATCGAGTCCCATCTGCTCAACTTCCATCCGCTGGAACTCGCGCCGGAGACCGAGGTGGAAATCCATTTTCTACGACGCCTGCGCGGTGAAATTAAATTCCCCTCGGTGGACGCACTGCGGCAGCAGATCGCCCATGACGTTCACCATGCGCGCCGCTACTTTCACCTTTTCGAGAAGCTTTCTTCCCAGTAG